AGCTTGTTACCAGTGCTCCGGAGAGGAATGCAAGAACAAATAGGGGGTTGTAGCCCAGTAGGAGGAAGCCAAGCGCGTAGACCGTGTCGGTTATCCTGTCGAGAACGCTATCTAGGAAAGCTCCGCGGGGGCCTGCTTCGCCACGTAGCCTTGCTACTGCACCGTCGAGAGCATCTAGGAGCCCACTAGCGGCGAGCATTACGGCTGCTGCTATGGGCTTGCCGCTACTGCATGGTGCGAGGTAGGCTAGGGCTGCGGCGAGGCCCAGGACCGTGTATACGTCGGCTGGTAGCAGTGCAAGGGGCTTGGCTGCTCTCGCGAATAGGCCTGCTACCTGGCGGC
This DNA window, taken from Hyperthermus butylicus DSM 5456, encodes the following:
- a CDS encoding CDP-alcohol phosphatidyltransferase family protein; this translates as MLGKLRRQVAGLFARAAKPLALLPADVYTVLGLAAALAYLAPCSSGKPIAAAVMLAASGLLDALDGAVARLRGEAGPRGAFLDSVLDRITDTVYALGFLLLGYNPLFVLAFLSGALVTSYTRARYESLTGKSMEGIGLLERSDRVAAQALVLIVHGFTGLDIAEKLYAILAAASWATVIQRLAQGIRQLGKK